In a genomic window of Pseudomonas mohnii:
- a CDS encoding phosphoadenylyl-sulfate reductase: MSPTFDVVELATTYANKSAQDILKLAFAEFGDDLWISFSGAEDVVLVDMAWKLNKNVKVFSLDTGRLHPETYRFIDQVREHYKIDIELVSPDYTRLEPFVKEKGLFSFYKDGHGECCGIRKIEPLRRKLSGVKAWATGQRRDQSPGTRSAVAVMEIDGAFSTPERTLYKFNPLAQMTSEEIWGYIRMLELPYNSLHERGFISIGCEPCTRPVLPNQHEREGRWWWEEATQKECGLHAGNIISKS; the protein is encoded by the coding sequence ATGAGCCCAACGTTCGACGTCGTGGAACTCGCCACGACCTATGCCAACAAATCCGCCCAGGACATCCTGAAACTCGCCTTCGCCGAGTTTGGCGATGACCTGTGGATATCTTTCAGCGGTGCCGAGGATGTGGTGCTGGTGGACATGGCCTGGAAGCTGAACAAGAACGTCAAGGTGTTCAGTCTCGACACCGGTCGCTTGCACCCCGAGACCTACCGCTTCATCGATCAAGTGCGCGAGCACTACAAGATCGACATCGAACTGGTGTCGCCGGACTACACCAGACTTGAACCGTTCGTGAAGGAAAAGGGCCTGTTCAGTTTCTACAAGGACGGCCATGGCGAATGCTGCGGCATCCGCAAGATCGAGCCGCTGCGCCGCAAGCTGTCAGGCGTGAAAGCCTGGGCCACCGGCCAACGCCGCGATCAGAGCCCCGGCACTCGCAGCGCAGTCGCCGTGATGGAAATCGACGGCGCGTTTTCCACCCCGGAGCGCACCCTGTACAAATTCAACCCGCTGGCACAAATGACCAGCGAAGAGATCTGGGGTTACATCCGCATGCTGGAGCTGCCGTACAACAGCCTGCATGAGCGCGGGTTCATCAGCATCGGCTGCGAACCCTGCACCCGCCCGGTGCTGCCGAACCAGCACGAGCGCGAAGGCCGCTGGTGGTGGGAAGAGGCCACGCAGAAGGAATGCGGGCTGCACGCGGGCAATATCATCAGCAAGTCCTAA
- a CDS encoding ATP-dependent zinc protease, whose translation MRLKPFPTFLYFLCLPGFAAAGEKTVYGLNEYASLGGIDLEVAAKLDTGAKTASLSARDIKRFKRNGESWVRFYLAIDAAHSHPIERPLARVSKIKRRAGDYDPEEGKKYTARPVIELDICMGSALRSIEVNLTDRSAFQYPLLIGSEALKRFDALVDPSLKYAAGKPACTTDAHTAE comes from the coding sequence ATGAGACTCAAGCCCTTCCCCACATTCCTTTATTTTCTTTGCCTGCCCGGCTTCGCGGCGGCAGGGGAAAAGACCGTATACGGCCTCAATGAATACGCGTCCCTGGGCGGTATCGACCTCGAAGTGGCCGCCAAGCTTGATACCGGAGCGAAAACCGCTTCCCTGAGCGCCCGCGACATCAAGCGCTTCAAACGCAACGGCGAGTCGTGGGTGCGTTTCTATCTGGCCATCGACGCCGCCCATTCGCACCCGATCGAACGACCGCTGGCCCGGGTCAGCAAGATCAAGCGTCGGGCCGGCGACTACGACCCGGAAGAAGGCAAGAAGTACACGGCCCGCCCGGTGATCGAGCTGGATATCTGCATGGGCTCGGCCCTGCGCAGCATCGAAGTGAACCTGACCGACCGCAGCGCTTTCCAATACCCGCTCCTGATTGGCTCCGAAGCGCTCAAACGCTTCGACGCGCTGGTCGACCCCAGCCTTAAATATGCTGCCGGCAAACCCGCCTGCACCACCGACGCTCATACCGCAGAGTAA
- the pabB gene encoding aminodeoxychorismate synthase component I: protein MLTCSVHPLPYRANPADYFAAIRHAPGAVLLDSGRPSAERGRYDLLSAWPLEQLTVSPDESGADFLQRLRENLTRLGEASLPLACELPFAGGLIGYLSYDFGRHLEHLPSQALDDLQLPDARFGLYDWALISDHQRQTSQLVFHPALADSERERLIQLFEQPAIEPVEAFKLQGPMSADLSADQYRHAIERIQQYIQAGDCYQVNFAQRFRAPCQGDPWAAYCALRAACPTPFSGFQRLPDGAAVLSLSPERFVKVSERRVETRPIKGTRPRGVTPAEDAANAAELLASAKDRAENLMIVDLLRNDLGRTCRTGSVSVPELFSLESYPNVHHLVSSVTGMLAEDRDALDLIAGSFPGGSITGAPKIRAMQIIDELEPTRRGLYCGSLLYLDVRGEMDSSIAIRSLLMKDGQVCCWGGGGIVADSEWQAEYQESITKVKVLLDTLQSL, encoded by the coding sequence ATGTTGACCTGTTCCGTACACCCGCTTCCCTATCGCGCCAACCCCGCCGATTATTTCGCGGCCATCCGCCATGCCCCCGGCGCCGTGCTGCTCGACAGCGGCCGGCCAAGTGCCGAACGCGGGCGCTATGACCTGCTCAGCGCCTGGCCACTGGAACAACTGACGGTATCGCCCGACGAAAGCGGCGCTGATTTCCTGCAACGCCTGCGGGAAAACCTGACGCGGCTCGGCGAAGCGTCCCTGCCTTTGGCCTGTGAACTGCCGTTCGCTGGCGGCTTGATCGGTTACCTGAGCTACGACTTCGGCCGCCATCTGGAACACCTGCCGAGCCAGGCCCTGGACGACCTGCAATTACCGGATGCGCGCTTCGGCCTGTACGACTGGGCGCTGATCAGCGATCACCAACGGCAGACCAGCCAGCTGGTGTTTCATCCTGCGCTGGCTGATAGCGAGCGCGAGCGTTTGATACAGCTGTTCGAGCAGCCTGCGATTGAACCGGTCGAGGCTTTCAAACTGCAAGGGCCGATGAGTGCCGACCTGAGCGCCGACCAATATCGCCACGCCATTGAGCGCATTCAGCAATACATCCAGGCGGGTGACTGCTATCAGGTCAACTTCGCCCAGCGCTTCCGCGCCCCTTGCCAGGGCGATCCATGGGCCGCGTACTGCGCGTTGCGGGCGGCGTGCCCGACACCGTTTTCCGGCTTCCAGCGCTTGCCCGACGGCGCCGCCGTGCTGAGCCTGTCGCCGGAGCGTTTCGTCAAAGTCAGTGAGCGACGGGTTGAAACCCGGCCAATCAAAGGCACTCGCCCTCGCGGCGTCACGCCCGCCGAAGATGCGGCGAATGCCGCCGAACTGCTGGCCAGCGCCAAGGATCGCGCGGAAAACCTGATGATCGTCGACCTGCTGCGCAACGATCTCGGCCGCACCTGCCGGACCGGTTCGGTCTCGGTGCCGGAATTGTTCAGCCTTGAAAGTTACCCGAACGTCCATCATCTGGTGAGCAGTGTCACCGGCATGTTGGCGGAGGATCGTGATGCACTGGATTTGATCGCCGGCAGTTTCCCCGGCGGCTCGATTACCGGTGCACCGAAAATTCGCGCGATGCAGATCATCGACGAGCTCGAACCGACCCGGCGCGGACTGTATTGCGGCTCGCTGCTGTATCTGGACGTGCGCGGCGAGATGGACAGCTCCATCGCCATTCGCAGCTTGCTGATGAAAGACGGGCAGGTGTGTTGCTGGGGCGGCGGCGGGATTGTCGCCGATTCCGAGTGGCAAGCCGAATATCAGGAATCGATCACCAAGGTGAAGGTGTTGCTCGATACCCTGCAAAGCCTCTGA
- a CDS encoding aspartate/glutamate racemase family protein, translating to MRILVVNVNTTESITQAIARSAQAVAAPGTEIVGLTPHFGADSIEGNFESYLAAIAVMDRVMSYDQPFDAVIQAGYGEHGREGLQELLNVPVVDITDAAASTAMFLGHAYSVVTTLDRTVPLIEDRLKLSGLWDRCASVRASGLAVLELEHEPQRALEAIVHQAELAVTQDKAEVICLGCGGMAGLGEQIRQRTGVPVVDGVTAAVTIAESLVRLGLSTSKVRTYATPRPKTIIGWPGRFGQ from the coding sequence ATGCGAATTCTCGTGGTCAACGTCAACACCACCGAATCCATCACCCAGGCCATCGCCCGCTCGGCCCAGGCTGTTGCAGCCCCCGGCACGGAAATCGTCGGCCTGACCCCGCACTTCGGTGCCGACTCCATCGAAGGCAACTTCGAAAGTTATCTGGCGGCCATTGCCGTGATGGATCGGGTGATGTCCTACGACCAACCCTTCGACGCCGTGATTCAGGCCGGCTACGGCGAGCACGGCCGCGAAGGCCTGCAGGAACTGCTTAACGTGCCGGTGGTGGACATCACCGATGCGGCGGCGAGCACCGCGATGTTCCTCGGTCATGCCTATTCGGTGGTCACCACCCTAGACCGCACGGTGCCGCTGATCGAGGATCGCCTCAAACTGTCCGGGCTCTGGGATCGTTGCGCGTCGGTGCGGGCCAGTGGTCTGGCGGTACTGGAACTGGAGCACGAACCGCAACGCGCACTGGAGGCTATCGTGCATCAGGCCGAACTGGCGGTGACCCAGGACAAGGCCGAAGTGATTTGCCTCGGCTGTGGCGGCATGGCCGGGCTGGGTGAACAGATTCGCCAACGCACTGGAGTGCCGGTGGTGGACGGCGTGACGGCGGCGGTGACCATTGCCGAATCGCTGGTGCGGCTGGGGTTGTCGACGTCGAAGGTGCGGACTTATGCGACGCCTCGGCCGAAAACCATCATTGGCTGGCCGGGGCGGTTTGGGCAGTAG
- a CDS encoding inactive transglutaminase family protein: MRSLTLHLKLLIAILVILGISVTAYQIFVLGIPVTEDATDDLWNIDAKVEFVASAKDPVKIQMFVPPLSRDFVSLNESFISNNYGVAVNRVDGNRKVTWSARRAKGNQTLYYRLVLTKRYSGEKSKVKGPTFRDSIAVEGPEKIAAEALLAPIRQHSADVETFIGEAIKRVNNLNDDNVKLLLAGDPSTVHKARIVELLLSIAHVPIEKVHTIRLVADQPQTPELWLRSFNGTDWLYFNPETGEQGLPTDRLLWWTGDENLITVDGGKKANVTFSLNNSEMNAIRLAKLTDENTDANFLEYSLYGLPLQTQQTFMIMVMIPIGVLVILILRNLVGLQTLGTFTPVLIALAFRETQLGFGIVLFTIITALGLSLRSYLEHLKLQMLPRLSVVLTFVVVLIAAISLFSHKLGLERGLSVALFPMVILTMTIERLSITWEERGASHAMKVAIGTLFAASLAHLIMTVPELVYFVFTFPAILLIMVGFMLAMGRYRGYRLTELVRFKAFLKKADS; this comes from the coding sequence ATGCGCTCTCTTACCCTCCATCTGAAACTGCTGATCGCCATCCTGGTGATCCTGGGCATTTCAGTCACGGCCTATCAGATCTTCGTGCTCGGGATCCCGGTCACCGAAGACGCCACCGACGACTTGTGGAACATCGACGCCAAGGTCGAGTTCGTCGCCAGTGCCAAGGACCCGGTCAAGATCCAGATGTTCGTGCCGCCACTGAGCCGCGATTTCGTCAGCCTCAACGAGAGCTTCATCTCCAATAACTATGGTGTCGCCGTGAACCGGGTCGACGGCAATCGCAAGGTCACCTGGTCGGCACGCCGGGCCAAGGGCAACCAGACGCTGTATTACCGCCTGGTGCTGACCAAGCGGTACTCCGGTGAAAAGTCCAAGGTCAAGGGCCCGACTTTCCGAGACAGCATCGCCGTGGAGGGTCCGGAAAAAATCGCTGCCGAAGCCCTGCTCGCACCGATTCGCCAACACTCGGCCGACGTCGAGACGTTCATCGGCGAAGCCATCAAGCGGGTCAACAACCTCAACGACGACAACGTGAAGCTGCTGCTGGCCGGTGATCCATCCACCGTGCACAAGGCCCGAATCGTCGAACTGCTGCTGTCCATCGCCCACGTGCCCATCGAGAAAGTCCACACCATTCGCCTGGTGGCCGACCAGCCGCAAACCCCGGAACTCTGGCTGCGCAGCTTCAACGGCACCGACTGGTTGTACTTCAACCCGGAAACCGGTGAACAGGGGCTGCCAACCGACCGCCTGCTGTGGTGGACGGGCGACGAAAACCTGATCACCGTCGATGGTGGCAAAAAGGCCAACGTGACCTTCAGCCTGAACAACAGTGAAATGAACGCCATTCGCCTGGCGAAGCTGACCGACGAAAACACTGACGCCAACTTCCTCGAATACTCGTTGTACGGCCTGCCGCTGCAAACCCAGCAGACCTTCATGATCATGGTGATGATCCCGATCGGCGTGCTGGTGATCCTGATCCTGCGCAACCTGGTCGGCCTGCAGACACTGGGCACCTTTACCCCGGTGCTGATCGCCCTGGCCTTCCGCGAGACCCAGCTCGGTTTCGGCATCGTGCTGTTTACCATCATCACGGCACTGGGGCTGTCGCTGCGTTCCTACCTCGAACACCTGAAGCTGCAGATGCTGCCGAGGCTGTCCGTGGTGCTGACGTTCGTGGTGGTACTGATTGCGGCCATCAGCCTGTTCAGCCACAAGCTTGGCCTGGAGCGCGGGTTGTCCGTGGCGCTGTTCCCGATGGTGATTCTGACCATGACCATTGAACGCCTGTCGATCACCTGGGAAGAACGCGGTGCAAGCCATGCCATGAAAGTGGCGATCGGCACGCTCTTCGCCGCCTCCCTGGCGCACTTGATCATGACCGTGCCGGAGCTGGTGTACTTCGTCTTCACCTTCCCGGCGATCCTGCTGATCATGGTGGGCTTCATGCTGGCGATGGGTCGCTATCGCGGTTATCGCCTGACCGAACTGGTGCGGTTCAAGGCTTTTCTGAAGAAGGCTGACAGCTGA
- a CDS encoding alpha-L-glutamate ligase-like protein yields MFGFWKTWKALEARGIMGINRRNADYVLKYNKRSLYPIVDDKILTKERAIAAGIHVPELYGVISTEKEIDKLGDIIGERSDFVIKPAQGAGGDGIIVVADRFEGRFRTVSGKIISHEEIEHHISSILTGLYSLGGHRDRALIEYRVIPDQIFKSISYEGVPDIRIIVLMGYPVMAMLRLPTRQSSGKANLHQGAIGVGVDLATGLTLRGTWLNNIINKHPDTTNAVDGVQLPYWDGFMKLAAGCYELCGLGYIGVDMVLDQEKGPLILELNARPGLNIQIANDCGLTLRTHAVEARLEDLKARGVTETVEERVAFVQEMFGHIPTVEG; encoded by the coding sequence ATGTTCGGCTTCTGGAAGACCTGGAAGGCCCTGGAAGCGCGGGGCATCATGGGGATCAACCGACGCAACGCGGACTATGTGCTCAAGTACAACAAGCGCAGCCTGTACCCTATCGTCGACGACAAGATCCTCACCAAGGAACGTGCCATCGCCGCCGGTATTCATGTGCCGGAACTGTATGGCGTGATTTCCACCGAAAAGGAAATCGACAAGCTCGGCGATATCATCGGCGAACGCAGCGACTTCGTGATCAAACCGGCCCAGGGCGCCGGCGGTGACGGCATCATTGTGGTTGCCGACCGCTTCGAGGGCCGCTTTCGCACGGTATCGGGCAAGATCATCAGTCACGAGGAGATCGAGCACCATATCTCCAGCATCCTGACCGGCCTGTACTCCCTCGGCGGGCATCGCGACCGGGCATTGATCGAATACCGGGTGATCCCGGACCAGATCTTCAAGAGCATCAGTTATGAAGGCGTGCCGGACATCCGCATCATCGTGCTGATGGGTTACCCGGTCATGGCCATGCTGCGCCTGCCGACCCGCCAGTCCAGCGGCAAGGCCAACCTGCACCAGGGCGCCATCGGTGTCGGTGTCGACCTGGCCACCGGCCTGACCTTGCGCGGCACCTGGCTGAACAACATCATCAACAAACACCCGGACACCACCAACGCCGTTGACGGCGTGCAACTGCCCTACTGGGACGGTTTCATGAAACTCGCCGCCGGGTGCTACGAGCTGTGTGGCCTGGGCTACATCGGTGTCGACATGGTGCTGGACCAGGAAAAAGGTCCGCTGATTCTCGAACTCAATGCGCGGCCAGGCTTGAACATTCAGATCGCCAACGACTGCGGCCTGACCCTGCGCACCCATGCGGTCGAAGCGCGACTCGAAGACCTGAAGGCTCGGGGCGTGACCGAAACCGTAGAAGAGCGCGTAGCCTTTGTGCAGGAGATGTTCGGGCATATCCCGACCGTCGAGGGCTGA
- a CDS encoding GntR family transcriptional regulator, with protein sequence MLDQLDPPMVTQDDSETLSENVFRRIQAAIVKGEIAPGSKISEPELARTYGISRGPLREAIHRLEGQRLLVRVPHVGARVVSLNHAELLELYEIRESLEGMACRLAAERMTLEEIDELRQVLETHERDEAFQAGRGYYQQEGDFDFHYRIIQGSGNRTLTQMLCGELYQLVRMYRIQFSTTPNRPRQAFAEHHRILDAIADRDGELAELLMRRHIGASKRNIARHYQDGANPTAKRGES encoded by the coding sequence ATGCTGGATCAACTCGATCCCCCGATGGTCACCCAAGATGATTCGGAAACACTTTCCGAAAACGTCTTCCGGCGCATTCAGGCGGCCATCGTCAAGGGTGAGATCGCCCCGGGCAGCAAAATCTCCGAGCCAGAGCTGGCGCGCACCTATGGCATCAGCCGGGGGCCGCTGCGTGAGGCCATCCACCGCCTCGAAGGCCAGCGCCTGCTGGTGCGTGTACCCCACGTCGGTGCGCGGGTGGTGTCGCTGAACCATGCCGAATTGCTGGAGCTTTACGAAATCCGTGAGTCCCTCGAAGGCATGGCCTGTCGCCTGGCCGCCGAGCGCATGACCCTCGAAGAAATCGACGAACTGCGCCAGGTTCTCGAAACCCATGAACGCGATGAAGCGTTTCAGGCGGGTCGGGGCTACTACCAGCAGGAAGGCGATTTCGACTTCCATTACCGAATCATCCAGGGCAGCGGCAACCGTACCCTGACGCAAATGCTCTGCGGCGAGCTGTATCAATTGGTGCGCATGTACCGCATTCAGTTTTCCACTACGCCCAATCGCCCGCGCCAGGCCTTCGCCGAGCACCACCGAATTCTCGATGCCATCGCCGACCGTGACGGTGAACTGGCCGAGTTGTTGATGCGCCGCCACATCGGCGCTTCCAAACGCAATATCGCCCGTCATTATCAGGACGGCGCCAACCCGACAGCCAAACGAGGTGAGTCATGA
- a CDS encoding NCS1 family nucleobase:cation symporter-1, which translates to MRTRLSNNNIALDLPSSHITHTPCDPTLQSPVVLSPRLHNKDLAPTKAEGRRWGRYSIFALWTNDVHNIANYSFAIGLYALGLGGWQILLSLGIGAALVYCFMNLSGYMGQKTGVPFPVISRISFGIHGAQIPALIRAVIAIAWFGIQTYLASVVFRVLLTAIHPGFADYDHNSILGLSTLGWVCFVAIWFVQLAILAYGMEMVRRYEAFAGPVILLTVAALAAWMYTQANATIAWSIREPLTGGEMWRNIFAGGALWLAIYGTLILNFCDFARSSPCRKTIKVGNFWGLPVNILVFAAITVLLCGAQFQINGHIIESPTEIIASIPNTFFLVLGCLAFLIVTVAVNIMANFVAPAFVLSNLAPKYLTFRRAGLISATIAVLILPWNLYNSPLVIVYFLSGLGALLGPLYGVIMVDYWLVRKGQVNVPQLYSEDPNGAYYYSRGVNLRAVAAFIPAALIAIVLALVPGFHLVSPFSWLIGAGIAGMLYLIIAKRQPHYADVSGEAIAVDNVSH; encoded by the coding sequence ATGCGTACACGTCTCTCCAACAACAATATCGCGCTGGATCTACCCTCCTCCCACATTACGCACACGCCTTGCGACCCAACCCTGCAATCCCCCGTGGTACTCAGCCCGCGCCTGCACAACAAAGACCTGGCGCCGACCAAAGCCGAAGGCCGGCGCTGGGGTCGCTACAGCATCTTTGCCCTGTGGACCAACGACGTTCACAACATCGCCAACTATTCGTTCGCCATCGGCCTCTATGCGCTGGGCCTGGGTGGCTGGCAGATTCTGCTGTCCCTGGGGATCGGCGCGGCGCTGGTGTATTGCTTCATGAACCTCTCCGGCTACATGGGCCAGAAGACCGGGGTGCCGTTCCCGGTCATCAGCCGCATCAGTTTCGGTATTCACGGTGCGCAGATTCCCGCGTTGATTCGCGCCGTTATCGCCATCGCCTGGTTCGGCATTCAGACGTACCTGGCCTCGGTGGTGTTCCGCGTATTACTGACCGCCATCCACCCCGGTTTCGCCGATTACGACCACAACTCGATCCTCGGTCTGTCTACCCTGGGCTGGGTGTGCTTCGTGGCGATCTGGTTCGTGCAACTGGCGATCCTCGCCTATGGCATGGAGATGGTGCGGCGCTACGAGGCCTTTGCCGGGCCGGTGATCCTGCTGACCGTCGCGGCACTCGCCGCGTGGATGTACACCCAGGCCAATGCAACCATCGCCTGGTCGATCCGCGAACCACTGACCGGTGGCGAGATGTGGCGCAACATCTTTGCCGGCGGCGCGCTATGGCTGGCGATCTACGGCACGCTGATCCTGAATTTCTGCGACTTCGCCCGCTCTTCGCCGTGCCGCAAGACCATCAAGGTCGGCAACTTCTGGGGTCTGCCGGTCAACATTCTGGTGTTTGCCGCGATCACTGTGCTGCTGTGCGGCGCACAATTCCAGATCAATGGCCACATTATTGAAAGTCCTACAGAAATTATCGCCTCGATCCCCAACACCTTCTTTCTGGTGCTGGGCTGCCTGGCGTTCCTGATCGTCACAGTCGCGGTCAACATCATGGCCAACTTCGTCGCCCCGGCCTTCGTACTCAGCAACCTGGCGCCGAAATACCTGACATTCCGCCGGGCCGGTCTGATCAGCGCGACCATCGCTGTGTTGATCCTGCCGTGGAACCTCTACAACAGCCCGCTGGTGATCGTGTACTTCCTGTCTGGCCTCGGTGCCCTGCTCGGGCCGTTGTATGGCGTGATCATGGTCGACTACTGGCTGGTGCGAAAAGGTCAGGTCAACGTGCCGCAGTTGTACAGCGAAGACCCGAACGGCGCCTATTACTACAGCCGCGGGGTCAACTTGCGCGCCGTGGCGGCGTTCATTCCCGCCGCCCTGATCGCCATCGTCCTGGCGCTGGTGCCGGGCTTCCACCTCGTATCGCCGTTCTCCTGGCTGATCGGCGCCGGGATTGCCGGAATGCTCTACCTGATCATCGCCAAACGCCAACCGCACTACGCCGATGTCAGCGGCGAAGCGATCGCGGTCGACAACGTCAGTCATTAA
- the thrH gene encoding bifunctional phosphoserine phosphatase/homoserine phosphotransferase ThrH — translation MEIACLDLEGVLVPEIWIAFAEKTGIESLRATTRDIPDYDVLMKQRLRILDEHGLKLADIQEVIATLKPLDGAIEFVNWLRERFQVVILSDTFYEFSQPLMRQLGFPTLLCHRLITDDAGRVTSYQLRQKDPKRQSVLSFKSLYYRVIAAGDSYNDTTMLGEADAGILFHAPDNVIREFPQFPAVHTFEDLKQEFIKASSRALSL, via the coding sequence GTGGAAATTGCCTGTCTGGACCTTGAAGGTGTGCTGGTCCCGGAAATCTGGATCGCCTTCGCCGAAAAAACCGGGATCGAATCCCTCAGGGCCACCACCCGGGACATTCCCGACTACGACGTGTTGATGAAGCAGCGCCTGCGGATTCTCGACGAACACGGCCTGAAGCTCGCGGATATCCAGGAAGTGATCGCCACGCTCAAGCCGCTGGACGGCGCCATCGAGTTCGTCAACTGGCTGCGCGAGCGCTTCCAGGTAGTGATTCTGTCGGACACCTTCTACGAATTTTCCCAGCCGTTGATGCGTCAACTGGGCTTCCCGACCTTGCTGTGCCATCGTCTGATCACCGACGATGCCGGCCGGGTGACCAGCTATCAGTTGCGTCAGAAAGATCCGAAGCGCCAGTCGGTGTTGTCCTTCAAGAGCCTGTACTACCGGGTCATTGCCGCCGGTGATTCCTACAACGACACCACGATGCTGGGCGAGGCCGATGCCGGCATCCTGTTCCATGCACCGGACAACGTAATCCGCGAGTTCCCGCAGTTCCCGGCGGTGCACACCTTTGAAGACCTGAAACAGGAATTCATCAAGGCTTCCAGCCGCGCCCTGAGCCTGTAA